CGGCGGCCGACGCGCTCGCCGCTTCGGACTGGTGACGGCTGGCGTCGTGCACCTCCTCGCTCGCGCCGGCGAGCGATTCGACCATCGAGCGCGATTCGCCGACGCCCTCGCGCACGGTGCGAACCGTGCTCGTCAGGCTGTCGACCATGCGCCTGAGCGAGGCCTGCAGCTGGCCGACTTCGTCGGCGCGGTCGACCTCGATCGCGACGTCCAGACGGCCGTCGGCGACCGCGTCGGCCACCGACACCGCGCGCGTCAGCGGAGCGACGATGGAGCGGGTGATCAGCCACGCGAGCAGGCCGCCAATCAACACCGCCAGCGCCGAAACGACGAGGTTCAGCGTGTTCGCCTGGCTCATCGCCGCGTTGGCCTGCGCCGACAGCTCATCGTTGATCGCGAACTCGATCTCCATCAGTTCGCGCAGCGCGCCGAGCACCTTGTAGTTGGTCGGCGACAGCACGAAGCTGACGTCGGCGCGCGCCTTGTCGACGTCGCCACGCGCGTTCGCCTCGATGATCGCCGCCTGCTGCGCGCCGAAAGCCTGCAGATGCTGCTCGAGCTCGGCCAACTTGGCGCGCTCCTTATCGCTGCCCTCGGCCCCGCCGATCACCGTCTTGAGCTCGGCAAGATTGTCCTGGACGACCTTCTGGTTGACGCCGATCAGCTCGCGCAACTTCGCCTTCTCGGCCTCGTTGGGCGCGAAGTTGTAGTCGCCGGCCGAGCGGAAGGAAATCAGCGACGCCGTCTGCATCTGCGCGACGCGGCGCATGTTCGGGCTGCTGACCTTGGTAATCGAATAGACGGTCTGGTCGACCGACGCCAGCCCTCGCCACGCACCGCCGGCGATGACCACCATGAACGCCAGCAGCACGCCGAAGGCGAGCGCCAGCCGTGTGCCGATTTTCAGCCGCTGTGAAACTCCCATGATCTGACCGTCCTCCATTATTAGAATATGTTGTGCTTGTTATTTTCTGCCCTAATAACCCATAAAGCTTAGGGCGGAGTCATTATTGATGAAGTCAGACGGGGCAACAAGACGGAGCAGACCATGGCCTTACGCCATGGGAAAAGACTATGATTCGCGGGCTTTTTGATGACGAACAAATTTCGCGAGCGCGCGGCGCAGGCCGTCGTCGGGCAGCGTCTCGGCCGCCGCCGACAAGGCGGCGAGGCCCGTTTCGCCGATCTTCAGCCGGTTCTCGCGTTGGCGCGGCGCCAGCGGCGCGGCGACACGGATGCGCAACACGCGAGCCGGGTAACCGGCCTCGGTCAACCTCGGCAGCAGCGTCGCTTCCATGAAGCGCAGGCGGCTGGCGACCGCCGAGTTGGCGGCGAACACCACTAGCGCGTCGCCGTTGATGCACACCGCCTGGCTCGCCTCGGCGAGCGCGTCGGGCAAGAGGCGTCGCCACGCGGCGTCGAGCCGCATCAGCTGCTGCGCCTGGCCGGCGAGCTCGGACAGCTTGCGGTCGGCGTGGATCAGCGCGCCTAAGGTTTTGTTACTCATCATGTGCACCTTCGGGCAGGGGTTCTCATTCTAACGCCCTTGAACGAAGGCATGTCCGCCCCAACCATGGGGAGATTCGCGATGTGCTACACTCAACCGCATTTTTTGCCCTTTTGCCCTGGAATCCTCCGGATGATTTCGACGCTCCTCAAGAAAGTCTTCGGTAGCCGCAACGATCGGCTGATCAAGCAATACCGAGACCAAGTCGCCCGCATCAACGCGCTCGAAGACGGCATGCAGGCGCTCACCGACGCGGCGCTCGCCGGCAAGACCGACGAATTCAAGGCGCGTCTCGCCAAGGGCGAAACGCTCGAGGCGCTGCTGCCGGAGGCCTTCGCGGTCTGCCGCGAGGCGAGCCGCCGGGTTCTGGGCATGCGCCACTTCGACGTGCAGCTGATCGGCGGCATGGTGCTCAACGACGGCAAGATCGCCGAGATGCGCACCGGCGAGGGCAAGACGCTGGTCGCGACGCTGCCGGCCTACCTGAATGCGCTCTCCGGCAGCGGCGTGCACGTGGTGACGGTGAACGACTACCTCGCCAGCCGCGACGCCGGCATCCTGGGCAAGCTGTACAACTTCTTGGGCCTGTCGGTCGGCGTGAACCTGTCGCAGATGCCGCACGACGCCAAGCAGGCCGCGTACGCGTCGGACATCACCTACGGCACCAACAACGAATTCGGCTTCGACTACCTGCGCGACAATATGGTGTTCTCGCAGGACGAGAAGGTGCAGAAGAGGCTCGCCTTCGCCGTCGTCGACGAGGTCGACTCGATCCTGATCGACGAGGCGCGCACGCCGCTGATCATTTCCGGCCCGGCCGAAGACAACGTCGAGATGTACCGCCGCATGAACGCGGTGCCGGCGCTGTTGACCCGCCAGCAGGAAGAGGAAGGCGAAGGCGACTACTGGGTCGACGAGAAGGCCAACAGCCTGATGCTGTCCGAAGCCGGCCACGAGCGCGCCGAACAGATCCTCGCCGACATGGGCCTGTTGGCCGACGGCGACAGCCTGTATTCGGCGACCAATATCACGCTGATGCACCACCTGCTGGCCGCGCTGCGCGCGCACGCGCTGTACCACCTCGACCAGCACTACGTGGTGCAGGACGGCGAAGTCATCATCGTCGACGAATTCACCGGCCGCCTGATGCCCGGCCGCCGCTGGAGCGAAGGCCTGCACCAGGCCGTCGAGGCGAAGGAAGGCGTCGACGTCAACCGCGAGAACCAGACGCTCGCGTCGATCACCTTCCAGAACTACTTCCGCCTGTACGGCAAGCTGTCGGGCATGACCGGCACCGCCGACACCGAGGCGTACGAATTCCAGCAGATCTACGGCCTCGAAACGGTGGTGATCCCGACCAACCGCCCGATGATCCGCGAGGACACGCACGACAAGGTCTACCGCACCGCGCAAGAGAAGTACGGCGCGATCATCACCGATCTCAAGGACTGCTCGGCGCGCGGCCAGCCGGCCCTGGTCGGCACGACCAGCATCGAGAACTCCGAACTGGTGTCGCAGCTCCTGAAGGAAGCCGGCCTGAAGCACAACGTGCTGAACGCCAAGGAACACGCGCGCGAAGCCCACATCATCGTGCAGGCCGGCCGCCCCGGCGTGATCACCGTCGCGACCAACATGGCAGGTCGCGGCACCGACATCGTGCTCGGCGGCAACCCCGAGCCCGAGATCAAGGCGGTCGCCGAAGACCTCGCGCTCGCCGACGCCGAGAAAGCTGCCAGGATCGAAGGCATCCGCGCCGAATGGAAGGGCCGCCACGAAGCGGTGCTCGCCGCCGGCGGCCTGCACATCGTCGGCACCGAACGCCACGAATCGCGCCGCATCGACAACCAGCTGCGCGGCCGTTCCGGCCGTCAGGGCGACCCGGGTTCGAGCCGCTTCTATCTGAGCCTCGAAGACCCGCTGCTGCGCATCTTCGCGTCCGACCGCGTCGCCGCGATCATGGAACGGCTGAAGATGCCCGAAGGCGAAGCGATCGAGCACCCTTGGGTCAGCCGTTCGATCGAGAACGCGCAGCGCAAGGTCGAGGGCCGCAACTTCGACATCCGTAAACAGCTGCTCGAATACGACGACGTCGCCAACGACCAGCGCAGGGTGATCTACGCGCAGCGCAATGAATTGCTCGAATCGGAAGACGTGTCCGACGTGACCGCGAACATGCGCGAAGGCGTGTTCTCGGATCTGGTCGACGCGCACCTGCCGCCCGAATCGATGGAAGAGCAGTGGGACCTCGCCGGCCTGGAGAAAACGCTCGAAGCCGAGTACCTGATCTACGCGCCGGTCGGCGAATGGCTGAAGGCCGAGCCGACGCTCGACATCCCCGACGTCAAGCAGCGCGTGCTCAAGTTGGCCGAGACCGCCTACCGCGGCAAGGTCGAGGAAGCCGGCCCGGGCGTGCTCGCGCAGTTCGAACGCGCGCTGGTGCTGCAGATGCTCGACAACCACTGGCGCGAACACCTCGCGGCGATGGACCACCTGCGCCAGGGCATCCACCTGCGCGGCTACGCGCAGAAGAACCCGAAGCAGGAGTACAAGCGCGAGGCGTTCGAACTGTTCGCCGACATGCTCGAGCGCGTGAAGAAGAGCGTGGTCGGCGTGCTGATGACGGTGCAGGTGCGCGGCCAGGACGACGTCGAGGCGGTCGAGCCGCACGCGCCTTCCGAGATGCAGATGTCGCACGCCGAACCGGAACCGGCGCTGGCCGGCTACGCCGAGGCCGCCGAGGGAGGCAACAACCCGTACGCGCCGGCGGTGCTCGCCGCGCAGGGTATCCGCATCGGCCGCAACGACCCTTGCCCGTGCGGCAGCGGCCAGAAGTACAAGGCCTGCCACGGCAAGCTGGCCTGATTCACACCCGCCGCATCATGAAAAAAGCCGGTCTTCACGACCGGCTTTTTTGTTTCCCGACGTTGGCCGAGCTCGGCCAAGCTTACGCTGCGGCGTAACCCTTCAGCGTCGAGAGCCGCACCAGCCCTTCCGGCCAAACGCCGAGCCCGCTCGCGGCGTTGAGATGGCCGCGCGCGCCGATCTTGACGAAGCGGCTGCCCCAGTCGCCGGCGACGCCGGCCGCGAAGTCCGCGCTGCCGTAGGGATCGTCCTCGCTCGCGACGACGATGGAGTCGA
This DNA window, taken from Crenobacter cavernae, encodes the following:
- a CDS encoding methyl-accepting chemotaxis protein → MGVSQRLKIGTRLALAFGVLLAFMVVIAGGAWRGLASVDQTVYSITKVSSPNMRRVAQMQTASLISFRSAGDYNFAPNEAEKAKLRELIGVNQKVVQDNLAELKTVIGGAEGSDKERAKLAELEQHLQAFGAQQAAIIEANARGDVDKARADVSFVLSPTNYKVLGALRELMEIEFAINDELSAQANAAMSQANTLNLVVSALAVLIGGLLAWLITRSIVAPLTRAVSVADAVADGRLDVAIEVDRADEVGQLQASLRRMVDSLTSTVRTVREGVGESRSMVESLAGASEEVHDASRHQSEAASASAAAVEELTVSISTVADSADELRGRSSANLEMSRNGSRSVAQLETEMHQMQQVIQNLASSVQDFVSSTQAITNMTREVRDIADQTNLLALNAAIEAARAGEQGRGFAVVADEVRKLAEKSATSASEIDSVNRQLGDKSAALDAVVRQGLSSLEASRGCVGQVAELFRTSDVSVERSNADVDGIAASVVEQKAASIEIARNMEQMAQMSEETSAAMQTISANSRRIAEVSARLEESVRFFRLR
- a CDS encoding DUF721 domain-containing protein, which translates into the protein MMSNKTLGALIHADRKLSELAGQAQQLMRLDAAWRRLLPDALAEASQAVCINGDALVVFAANSAVASRLRFMEATLLPRLTEAGYPARVLRIRVAAPLAPRQRENRLKIGETGLAALSAAAETLPDDGLRRALAKFVRHQKARES
- the secA gene encoding preprotein translocase subunit SecA, with amino-acid sequence MISTLLKKVFGSRNDRLIKQYRDQVARINALEDGMQALTDAALAGKTDEFKARLAKGETLEALLPEAFAVCREASRRVLGMRHFDVQLIGGMVLNDGKIAEMRTGEGKTLVATLPAYLNALSGSGVHVVTVNDYLASRDAGILGKLYNFLGLSVGVNLSQMPHDAKQAAYASDITYGTNNEFGFDYLRDNMVFSQDEKVQKRLAFAVVDEVDSILIDEARTPLIISGPAEDNVEMYRRMNAVPALLTRQQEEEGEGDYWVDEKANSLMLSEAGHERAEQILADMGLLADGDSLYSATNITLMHHLLAALRAHALYHLDQHYVVQDGEVIIVDEFTGRLMPGRRWSEGLHQAVEAKEGVDVNRENQTLASITFQNYFRLYGKLSGMTGTADTEAYEFQQIYGLETVVIPTNRPMIREDTHDKVYRTAQEKYGAIITDLKDCSARGQPALVGTTSIENSELVSQLLKEAGLKHNVLNAKEHAREAHIIVQAGRPGVITVATNMAGRGTDIVLGGNPEPEIKAVAEDLALADAEKAARIEGIRAEWKGRHEAVLAAGGLHIVGTERHESRRIDNQLRGRSGRQGDPGSSRFYLSLEDPLLRIFASDRVAAIMERLKMPEGEAIEHPWVSRSIENAQRKVEGRNFDIRKQLLEYDDVANDQRRVIYAQRNELLESEDVSDVTANMREGVFSDLVDAHLPPESMEEQWDLAGLEKTLEAEYLIYAPVGEWLKAEPTLDIPDVKQRVLKLAETAYRGKVEEAGPGVLAQFERALVLQMLDNHWREHLAAMDHLRQGIHLRGYAQKNPKQEYKREAFELFADMLERVKKSVVGVLMTVQVRGQDDVEAVEPHAPSEMQMSHAEPEPALAGYAEAAEGGNNPYAPAVLAAQGIRIGRNDPCPCGSGQKYKACHGKLA